A part of Helicobacter fennelliae genomic DNA contains:
- a CDS encoding FtsW/RodA/SpoVE family cell cycle protein, translated as MFDSRADSRLFTYVCMLIVIGVVMSYSLTTYTILLYNYSKFHFFERECIAALIGILMMWILSQTNPDRFFLKIGFLLFFFSFFVMIIMPFLPESLATSAGGAKRWIRLPFISIAPSEFFKIGFVFFLAWSFSRKFGKSAESSTRTIAQEILIILPYIAVFLIAVFLIAVLQNDLGQVVLLALTLVIMLIAAGGSSGLFGILILTSGSLATIFITISPHRILRLKLWWANAQDSILTLLPTRFADYLRVDNLPEPYQIYHATNAIYNGSFFGNGLGNGVIKLGFLSEVHTDMVLAGISEELGFVGLCVCVLLLVCVVFRILKNANRVQNDVYYLFCVGIAMLIGLSFVINALGIAGMIPLKGIAVPFLSYGGSSMLANCLAIGLVLSLSQAAKYSKP; from the coding sequence ATGTTTGATTCTCGGGCTGATTCTCGGCTTTTTACTTATGTGTGTATGTTGATTGTGATTGGAGTTGTGATGAGCTATTCACTCACAACCTACACGATTTTATTATACAATTACAGCAAGTTTCATTTTTTTGAGCGCGAATGTATCGCTGCACTGATTGGGATTTTGATGATGTGGATTCTCTCTCAAACAAACCCCGATCGATTTTTTCTCAAAATCGGATTCTTGCTATTTTTCTTTTCGTTTTTTGTGATGATTATTATGCCATTTTTGCCTGAGAGTCTCGCCACTTCAGCCGGTGGAGCAAAGCGGTGGATACGACTTCCTTTTATCTCTATCGCGCCATCAGAGTTTTTTAAAATCGGCTTTGTGTTTTTTTTGGCGTGGAGCTTTTCGCGTAAATTTGGCAAATCCGCAGAATCTAGCACACGCACAATCGCACAAGAAATCCTCATAATCCTTCCATACATCGCGGTATTTTTAATAGCGGTATTTTTAATAGCAGTGCTACAAAATGACTTAGGACAGGTTGTTTTGCTTGCGCTAACTCTTGTTATTATGCTAATTGCTGCGGGCGGAAGCTCTGGGCTTTTTGGGATTTTAATCCTTACTTCAGGCTCACTTGCTACGATTTTTATCACCATCTCGCCACATAGGATTTTGCGGCTCAAATTATGGTGGGCAAACGCGCAAGATTCTATCCTCACGCTCTTACCTACGCGCTTTGCGGATTATCTGCGCGTGGATAATCTTCCAGAGCCATACCAAATCTATCACGCTACAAATGCTATCTATAATGGAAGCTTTTTTGGAAATGGGCTTGGCAATGGGGTTATTAAGCTTGGATTTTTGAGCGAGGTGCATACAGATATGGTGCTAGCAGGCATTTCTGAAGAGCTTGGATTTGTGGGGCTTTGTGTGTGCGTGCTTTTGCTTGTGTGCGTGGTGTTTCGTATCCTCAAAAACGCTAATCGCGTGCAAAATGATGTATATTATCTCTTTTGTGTAGGCATTGCTATGCTTATTGGATTAAGCTTTGTTATTAACGCCTTAGGCATAGCAGGAATGATTCCGCTCAAAGGTATCGCTGTGCCATTTTTGAGCTATGGAGGAAGCTCTATGCTTGCAAATTGCCTTGCCATAGGGCTAGTGCTAAGCCTCTCACAAGCTGCTAAATACTCCAAACCCTAG
- a CDS encoding LysE family translocator — MGFVDIFLIGFIAALTPGPDILLVLQSTLCFGAKAGLRVLFGIATGWVLFLGIVYFGLAHFLSHPIAQTHPIAQICIGMFGAIYLTYTAYRILIAPQTHITLSDLSTNPKFAESNTESNAKSHIAKPKSLESKIVKSKKAILSTPYGYFKGLFVNLSNPKAIVFFGIVIAPYMDTHLTSSIIVLFISLWSAFLSVIIVAVFCRDKLMQKDFVWQRILVWIHRICAVLFIGFGLLLLWHSIQNLKTLF, encoded by the coding sequence ATGGGCTTTGTTGATATTTTTTTGATTGGATTTATCGCAGCCCTAACTCCCGGACCTGATATTTTGCTTGTGCTACAAAGCACACTTTGCTTTGGCGCAAAAGCAGGGCTTCGCGTGCTATTTGGCATAGCCACAGGCTGGGTTTTATTTTTGGGGATTGTGTATTTTGGATTGGCACATTTTCTCTCTCACCCAATAGCACAAACTCACCCAATAGCACAAATTTGTATCGGAATGTTTGGAGCGATATATCTCACATATACCGCATATCGCATACTCATTGCTCCACAAACTCATATTACACTTAGTGATCTCTCCACAAATCCCAAATTTGCAGAATCTAACACAGAATCTAATGCAAAATCTCATATCGCAAAACCCAAATCCCTAGAATCTAAAATAGTAAAATCTAAAAAGGCAATTTTAAGCACACCTTATGGCTATTTCAAGGGCTTATTTGTCAATCTCTCAAACCCAAAAGCGATAGTGTTTTTTGGCATTGTGATAGCACCATATATGGATACACATCTTACATCAAGCATTATTGTGCTGTTTATAAGCTTATGGAGCGCGTTTTTGAGTGTGATTATTGTCGCGGTGTTTTGTAGAGACAAGCTCATGCAAAAAGATTTTGTATGGCAGAGGATTCTTGTATGGATTCATAGAATCTGTGCGGTTTTGTTTATTGGATTTGGGCTTTTGCTCCTTTGGCATAGCATACAAAATCTAAAAACACTATTCTAA
- a CDS encoding FkbM family methyltransferase has protein sequence MKFFGDEQKNNKTIKWVFGIPLVREGYTLSLYFGNFPLVQRIRYITYMTNIYVWGGGKEINDFVFKICGITIYTTHRYKAYTNLPSLQKNTLINQSLATDDKILDKLQSLCANLDTASKQTIYAIISRERQAYHSPNGRIYTLTQQELDELNLIATNFYPKIFEIAPKIFYYNGYLLPIKQFETSVFWHKHSLNILKTLPKIKNKDIIDVGGFIGDSVLILKDFTTKTIHTFEPTSSNHKLLLQTLKLNNISRAIPVKKALGSKPDTLTMSIYGGASSLIRTHKNSPKESIEVTTLDIYAREHNLDIGFIKVDIEGFEMEFLKGARATIESQKPAMLISIYHKSDDFFYIKPMLESWNLGYTFYVHKPIDGGISGEMALFCEVLDSSDLD, from the coding sequence ATGAAATTTTTTGGCGATGAGCAAAAAAATAATAAAACAATCAAATGGGTCTTTGGTATCCCATTAGTCCGCGAAGGCTATACACTTTCACTCTATTTTGGAAATTTTCCACTCGTGCAACGAATAAGATATATTACTTATATGACTAATATTTATGTATGGGGGGGGGGCAAGGAAATAAATGATTTTGTATTCAAAATCTGCGGAATCACAATTTATACAACACATCGCTACAAAGCATATACCAACCTCCCAAGCCTCCAAAAAAACACCCTCATCAATCAATCCCTAGCCACAGATGATAAGATTTTAGACAAGCTACAATCTTTATGCGCAAACCTTGATACAGCAAGCAAACAGACAATTTATGCGATCATCTCGCGTGAAAGACAAGCCTACCACTCCCCAAATGGTAGAATCTACACACTCACACAGCAAGAATTAGATGAGCTCAATTTGATTGCGACAAATTTTTACCCAAAGATTTTTGAGATTGCGCCAAAAATTTTTTATTATAATGGCTATTTGCTTCCTATCAAGCAATTTGAAACAAGCGTTTTTTGGCATAAGCACAGCCTCAATATCCTAAAAACCCTTCCCAAAATCAAAAACAAAGACATTATAGATGTAGGCGGATTTATCGGCGATAGCGTGCTTATACTCAAAGATTTCACCACAAAGACAATCCATACATTTGAGCCAACAAGCAGCAATCATAAACTCCTCTTGCAAACCCTAAAGCTTAATAACATCTCGCGTGCTATCCCTGTCAAAAAAGCCTTAGGCAGTAAGCCAGATACACTCACAATGAGTATTTATGGTGGGGCTTCAAGTCTTATTAGAACCCACAAAAACTCCCCAAAAGAGAGCATAGAAGTAACCACACTTGACATCTATGCTAGAGAGCATAATCTTGACATTGGCTTTATCAAAGTCGATATAGAAGGCTTTGAAATGGAATTCCTAAAAGGCGCAAGAGCCACGATAGAATCCCAAAAACCCGCTATGCTGATTAGCATTTATCACAAAAGCGATGATTTTTTCTATATCAAGCCCATGCTAGAATCTTGGAATCTAGGCTACACATTTTATGTGCATAAGCCTATTGATGGGGGCATTTCTGGCGAAATGGCACTTTTTTGCGAAGTTTTAGATTCTAGCGATTTGGACTAG
- a CDS encoding CinA family protein → MSLESKVNQKVFFLNMDNQSAFVLCQAMLTKHNVEWRDPSQNNSASKNKSENSASADDNKSEDGVMIAGESANVEAFIAELEAFFGKNVVVSSCLEECALKRLQLAHKTIATAESCTGGLLAYCFTKNAGASLAFLGGIISYANTIKEQNLGVNPYTLQNFGAVSHEVVSEMLEGALDLFGADIALATSGIAGPGGGSVKKPVGMVFIGMQKRGEKPVIERHLFGGNRVEIQQHSCIKALEILLKNL, encoded by the coding sequence ATGTCTCTTGAGTCAAAAGTCAATCAAAAAGTGTTTTTTTTGAATATGGATAATCAGAGTGCGTTTGTTTTGTGCCAAGCAATGCTTACAAAGCATAATGTAGAGTGGAGAGATCCAAGCCAAAATAATAGCGCAAGTAAAAACAAAAGCGAAAATAGTGCAAGTGCAGATGATAATAAAAGTGAAGATGGGGTGATGATTGCAGGAGAGAGCGCAAATGTAGAGGCTTTTATCGCAGAGCTTGAGGCGTTTTTTGGCAAAAATGTTGTTGTGTCCTCGTGTTTGGAGGAATGCGCATTGAAACGTTTGCAGCTCGCACACAAAACAATAGCCACCGCAGAGAGTTGCACGGGCGGGCTTTTGGCGTATTGTTTCACCAAAAACGCAGGCGCGTCCTTAGCATTTTTGGGCGGAATCATAAGCTATGCTAATACTATCAAAGAGCAAAATCTTGGTGTCAATCCATACACACTCCAAAACTTTGGCGCAGTCAGCCATGAAGTCGTCTCCGAAATGCTTGAGGGCGCGCTTGATTTATTTGGGGCAGATATAGCTTTAGCGACAAGCGGTATCGCAGGTCCTGGCGGAGGCAGTGTCAAAAAGCCCGTTGGAATGGTATTTATAGGTATGCAAAAAAGGGGTGAAAAACCTGTGATTGAGAGGCATTTATTTGGGGGCAATAGAGTTGAAATCCAACAGCACTCTTGCATAAAAGCTTTGGAGATATTACTAAAAAATCTATAA
- the miaA gene encoding tRNA (adenosine(37)-N6)-dimethylallyltransferase MiaA — MAAPALIAIVAPTASGKSDLGFCLAKECDGEIFSIDSLSIYKYINIASAKPSPAQLQAIRHYGINELEPQEHCNAIVFVNLLNQAIQTTSKKVLFIVGGSGFYLWSMIEGLSPMPQIDSATITQITHHIASLPNPYTLLSQIDPESALHIKPSDTYRIHKCLELYFATNQKPSAYLRTHPKIPLPYPIQLYSIQTQRSILRQNIAIRTQNMIKEGIINEAQMLLERYSAQIQPFKAIGLKECLAYLEQKISLAELQSQITTHTNQLAKRQETFNRSKFPNAITLPKDKLYTKILADIKNLL, encoded by the coding sequence ATGGCAGCTCCAGCACTCATCGCCATTGTCGCTCCAACCGCAAGTGGCAAAAGCGATCTTGGATTCTGCCTTGCCAAAGAATGCGATGGCGAGATTTTCTCGATTGATTCTCTAAGCATTTATAAATACATCAATATCGCTTCAGCCAAACCCAGCCCAGCCCAGCTTCAAGCCATTAGGCATTATGGTATAAATGAGCTAGAACCACAAGAGCATTGCAACGCGATAGTCTTTGTCAATCTTTTGAATCAAGCCATTCAAACCACATCAAAAAAAGTATTATTTATCGTGGGCGGAAGTGGATTTTATCTTTGGAGTATGATTGAAGGGTTATCGCCCATGCCACAGATAGATTCTGCTACCATTACGCAAATCACACACCACATCGCTTCATTGCCAAACCCCTACACTCTGCTTAGCCAAATCGATCCAGAATCTGCACTCCATATCAAACCAAGCGATACATACAGAATCCACAAGTGCCTAGAGCTGTATTTTGCGACTAATCAAAAGCCGAGTGCATATTTGCGCACTCACCCCAAAATCCCACTTCCCTACCCGATACAACTCTACTCTATCCAGACACAAAGATCGATTCTACGCCAAAACATCGCCATACGCACACAAAATATGATAAAAGAAGGAATCATTAACGAAGCACAAATGCTACTTGAGCGATATAGCGCGCAAATCCAGCCATTTAAAGCGATAGGATTGAAAGAATGTTTAGCGTATTTGGAGCAAAAAATCTCTCTTGCAGAGCTCCAATCTCAAATCACCACACACACAAATCAGCTTGCCAAACGACAAGAGACATTTAACCGCTCTAAATTCCCAAACGCAATCACTCTACCAAAAGACAAACTTTATACAAAAATCCTTGCAGACATAAAAAATCTGCTATAA
- a CDS encoding UDP-N-acetylglucosamine--N-acetylmuramyl-(pentapeptide) pyrophosphoryl-undecaprenol N-acetylglucosamine transferase: protein MPHFLITGGGTGGHLAIAKALAQELKKRNIQAIYVGSVSGQDRLWFEKSDVFLQSYFLQTTGIVNKKGIAKIQALIAQIKALRQVRTIFKTHHIDIVISVGGFSAGPASIGAILWRKWLFIHEQNAIKGKLNAILTPFAKQVFSAFAKESTPYPLKQEVLDSRRIRKELRTIMFIGGSQGAKAINDFALQIAKELLSRDIHIIHQCGKNEEMRVREAYLVQGILDCVELFGFSQDIVSYLKKADVCVGRAGASSVWENAAMGLLMIYIPYPFAAQNHQVYNAQYFVQKGLGSMLLQSDLTKEHFFAILDTLTPDTIATLSSRLCQEVSQNGAEVIIDAILERWDNFKRNQSAIKPNSKQ from the coding sequence ATGCCTCATTTTTTGATTACAGGTGGTGGGACAGGCGGGCATTTAGCGATCGCAAAAGCATTGGCTCAAGAGCTCAAAAAAAGAAACATACAAGCAATTTATGTCGGTTCAGTAAGCGGGCAAGATAGGTTATGGTTTGAAAAAAGCGATGTGTTTTTGCAAAGTTATTTTTTGCAAACAACAGGCATTGTCAATAAAAAAGGCATAGCAAAGATTCAAGCACTCATCGCGCAAATTAAGGCTTTGAGGCAGGTTCGCACTATTTTTAAGACACATCATATTGATATTGTGATTAGTGTGGGCGGATTTAGCGCAGGACCAGCGAGCATAGGGGCGATATTGTGGCGTAAGTGGCTCTTTATCCACGAGCAAAACGCAATCAAAGGCAAGCTTAATGCGATTCTCACGCCTTTTGCCAAACAAGTTTTTAGCGCATTTGCAAAAGAATCTACTCCATATCCACTCAAGCAAGAAGTGCTAGATTCTAGGCGCATTCGCAAGGAATTGCGCACGATTATGTTTATCGGTGGCTCTCAAGGCGCAAAAGCTATCAATGATTTTGCATTGCAAATTGCTAAAGAGCTTTTATCAAGGGATATACATATCATTCATCAATGTGGCAAAAATGAGGAGATGCGCGTGCGGGAGGCGTATTTGGTGCAAGGTATTTTGGATTGTGTTGAGTTGTTTGGATTCTCTCAAGATATTGTAAGCTATCTCAAAAAAGCTGATGTGTGCGTGGGGCGCGCAGGGGCAAGTAGTGTGTGGGAAAACGCTGCTATGGGGCTTTTGATGATATACATTCCATATCCATTTGCCGCACAAAATCACCAAGTCTATAATGCGCAATATTTCGTGCAAAAGGGCTTAGGAAGTATGCTATTACAAAGTGATCTCACTAAGGAGCACTTTTTTGCAATCCTTGATACGCTAACCCCTGATACAATCGCCACACTCTCATCGCGCCTCTGCCAAGAGGTAAGCCAAAATGGCGCAGAGGTGATTATTGATGCAATTTTGGAGCGATGGGATAATTTTAAGCGCAATCAGAGCGCAATAAAGCCAAATTCAAAACAATAG
- the fliW gene encoding flagellar assembly protein FliW, which translates to MEYEFKAPVLGFEYITRYEFEKIDEYFAKITQKNKPKNTNQKHKNKNLSQDSHNKEPHKIDSQNLDTTPIEIMLINPYALREYSFKIPKYIELLLGITSNSQIEVYCPLTLHSHIQDSTINFLAPIVFHLTNKQAAQVALSMMDYPNFGFKEPLQSFLKER; encoded by the coding sequence ATGGAGTATGAATTCAAAGCCCCTGTTTTAGGGTTTGAATATATCACGCGATATGAGTTTGAAAAAATAGATGAATATTTTGCAAAAATCACACAAAAAAATAAACCCAAAAATACAAATCAAAAACATAAAAACAAGAATCTATCTCAAGACTCTCACAATAAAGAGCCACACAAGATAGATAGCCAGAATCTAGATACAACACCCATTGAAATAATGCTTATCAATCCCTACGCACTGCGCGAATATAGCTTTAAGATTCCAAAATACATCGAGCTTTTATTAGGCATTACAAGCAATTCGCAAATTGAAGTGTATTGTCCGCTGACTTTGCATAGCCACATTCAAGATTCTACGATTAATTTTTTGGCACCGATTGTCTTTCATCTTACCAATAAACAAGCCGCACAAGTCGCGCTTTCGATGATGGATTATCCAAATTTTGGCTTCAAAGAGCCATTGCAATCTTTTCTTAAGGAGCGATAA
- the ppk2 gene encoding polyphosphate kinase 2 — MSKEHKKVIMIRPESIKTDAKNIYKKNGKIGEKFYLQEIAKLQIELVKLQNWVKKTNQKIVIIMEGRDGAGKGGTIKALTEHLNPRGCRVVALAKPTELERTQWYFTRYISTLPSGGEIVFFDRSWYNRAGVERVMGFCTQEEYKQFIYQVSNLEQMLISSGTMIFKYFLDVGREEQKRRVKRRKTDPLRMWKLSPIDAKSLDLWDDYTTAFEKMFSRTHTPHAPWVIVDSNDKKAARLNIARDLLSKIDYEGKDPSSVCLLADPAILHPYSQAPH, encoded by the coding sequence ATGTCAAAAGAACATAAAAAAGTCATTATGATTCGCCCAGAATCCATAAAAACTGACGCCAAAAATATCTACAAAAAAAATGGCAAAATCGGAGAAAAATTCTATCTTCAAGAGATTGCAAAGCTACAAATTGAGCTTGTCAAGCTTCAAAATTGGGTCAAAAAAACAAATCAAAAAATAGTCATCATCATGGAAGGACGAGATGGTGCAGGCAAAGGCGGGACGATAAAAGCCCTAACAGAGCATCTCAATCCTCGAGGCTGTCGTGTCGTGGCTTTGGCTAAACCAACAGAATTAGAGCGCACACAATGGTATTTTACCCGCTACATCTCGACATTACCAAGTGGTGGGGAAATCGTGTTTTTTGATCGCAGTTGGTATAATCGCGCTGGCGTTGAGCGCGTAATGGGATTTTGCACGCAAGAAGAATACAAGCAATTCATCTATCAAGTCTCAAATTTAGAGCAAATGCTTATCTCAAGCGGAACGATGATTTTTAAATATTTTCTTGATGTGGGAAGAGAAGAGCAAAAAAGACGCGTCAAAAGACGCAAAACCGATCCGCTTCGAATGTGGAAACTTAGCCCAATAGATGCAAAATCGCTTGATTTGTGGGACGATTATACCACTGCATTTGAAAAAATGTTTTCACGCACACACACACCGCACGCGCCTTGGGTGATCGTGGATTCTAATGACAAAAAAGCCGCTAGACTCAATATCGCAAGAGATCTATTAAGCAAAATCGATTATGAGGGCAAAGATCCTTCTTCTGTTTGTTTGCTCGCTGATCCAGCCATTCTCCACCCATATTCTCAAGCTCCCCATTAA
- a CDS encoding FAD-binding and (Fe-S)-binding domain-containing protein, translating to MGNNAIHTAQRNIYNIFDSVNNQGDDLGLDQVYLDFYHDAKVFLGHRIFKDYLRRFAYGIDASCYRYIPKLVIWAHTEEEIQKIFALSHKYKLALTFRAAGTSLSGQASSQSVLVVCNNIHWKNISLVFDLGNSHNPSDTGLAHSHQADTSANKTAQPNAPVSIWCDCGVIGADANLALKAYQRKIGPDPATINNALIGGIFSNNSSGMCCGVKQNSYQTIKSIRVILSDGYILDTSSEQNLKDFCVTYPHIVENLLALREEILSDSALTAQIKRKFAIKNTTGYGINAFVDFEDIKGILDHIFIGAEGTLGFVSRVEYECVRDFTYKACALLFYENLALTAQAIKILAKNDSIVSAAEMLDYSSLVSVQNIQGMPAEIKQITEGNCAILVQLEEDSKEALNRNIATITTELESIPTCFGMRFSFDTKEQEIWWKVRKGLLPYTASMRPSGATVITEDICFEIEYFAPGVEGIAKLFKQYGFEGVIFGHALSGNVHFIITPMLGDENECQRFGAFMEALVELVVSFGGSIKAEHGTGRMMAPFVEKEWGAKAYQINQKIKGIFDSAHLINPDVILTDDKDIHLKNLKPSNANLIEDYLDACMECGFCEKICPSRNLTLTPRQRIAVYREIERLKSMQNLNEINEIEQKELEALQKGYEYFGVETCATCSMCATLCPLEIDTAKIALHKSQTHAPITESMVRFFANHIEITTQFMRFGVGCANVANTLLGQTLTKNIAQKLHRFCKTPVLLDFFPTKNTYALTSRFITQECEDKRQENKHQNNRENMHKNECQENNHKENGRVIYFSSCLNRAFAPSAQAKDKRSIAEVFENLCKKARFSVIYPPNIEELCCSKAYKNHPKIANKLAKQAYQSLLQASENGAIPIVCDHSACSLELLKIITDFARQNNTKPLKILDMPAFIQEYLSPLLQFIPNAQKVALYAPCSTRNLSTKAESSKSCNWEEAIFALARLCGANIAYDSNVKCCGFAGNKGFLTPELNKSALEYFGEHNGKSLFSDVKQGYSSSSTCEIGLSDRSGFVWQHIVYLADSCTK from the coding sequence ATGGGAAATAATGCAATACACACAGCACAGCGCAATATATATAATATTTTTGATTCTGTCAATAATCAAGGCGATGATCTTGGGCTAGATCAAGTCTATCTTGACTTTTATCATGATGCAAAGGTATTTTTGGGGCATAGGATTTTTAAGGATTATTTAAGGAGATTTGCATACGGGATTGATGCTTCATGCTATCGATACATTCCAAAGCTTGTCATTTGGGCGCACACAGAAGAAGAAATCCAAAAGATTTTTGCCCTAAGCCATAAATACAAGCTTGCCCTTACTTTTCGTGCAGCAGGAACATCTCTAAGCGGGCAGGCTTCAAGTCAAAGCGTGCTTGTAGTGTGTAATAATATACATTGGAAAAATATCTCTTTAGTGTTTGATTTGGGTAATTCTCATAATCCTAGCGATACTGGTTTGGCGCATTCACATCAAGCAGACACAAGCGCAAATAAAACAGCCCAGCCCAACGCGCCTGTGTCGATTTGGTGCGATTGTGGGGTGATTGGCGCAGATGCAAATCTCGCCCTCAAAGCCTATCAAAGAAAAATAGGACCCGATCCAGCCACGATAAATAACGCGCTTATTGGCGGGATTTTTTCAAACAATTCAAGCGGAATGTGCTGTGGCGTGAAACAAAACAGCTATCAGACGATTAAATCTATCCGCGTGATTTTAAGCGATGGCTATATTTTAGATACCTCTTCAGAGCAGAATCTTAAAGATTTTTGCGTGACATATCCGCACATTGTGGAGAATCTTTTGGCTTTGCGTGAGGAGATTTTATCAGATAGCGCACTCACAGCGCAAATTAAACGCAAATTTGCTATCAAAAATACGACAGGATATGGCATTAATGCGTTTGTGGATTTTGAGGACATCAAGGGTATTTTGGATCATATTTTTATCGGAGCAGAGGGGACTTTGGGGTTTGTCTCTCGCGTGGAGTATGAATGTGTGCGGGATTTTACTTATAAAGCTTGCGCTCTTTTGTTTTATGAAAATCTAGCCCTAACCGCCCAAGCCATCAAGATTCTAGCCAAAAATGACTCTATTGTCAGTGCTGCTGAAATGCTTGATTATTCCTCGCTTGTGAGCGTGCAAAACATACAAGGAATGCCCGCAGAGATTAAGCAAATCACAGAAGGAAATTGCGCGATTTTAGTCCAGCTTGAAGAAGATAGCAAAGAAGCCCTTAATCGTAATATCGCCACAATCACCACCGAGCTAGAATCCATACCTACTTGCTTTGGTATGCGCTTTAGCTTTGATACAAAAGAGCAAGAGATTTGGTGGAAAGTGCGCAAAGGACTTTTGCCCTATACTGCTTCTATGCGTCCTAGCGGTGCAACGGTGATTACTGAGGATATTTGCTTTGAGATAGAATATTTTGCGCCCGGTGTGGAGGGGATTGCAAAACTCTTTAAGCAATATGGATTTGAGGGGGTGATTTTTGGGCATGCATTAAGCGGAAATGTGCATTTTATCATCACACCAATGCTCGGAGATGAGAATGAATGCCAAAGATTTGGTGCATTTATGGAAGCTCTTGTAGAGCTTGTGGTAAGCTTTGGCGGAAGTATTAAAGCAGAGCATGGCACAGGGCGTATGATGGCGCCTTTTGTCGAGAAAGAATGGGGAGCAAAAGCCTATCAAATCAACCAAAAAATAAAAGGTATTTTTGATAGCGCACATCTCATCAATCCAGATGTGATTTTGACAGATGATAAAGACATTCACCTCAAAAATCTCAAACCCTCAAATGCCAATCTCATCGAGGATTATTTGGACGCTTGTATGGAATGTGGATTTTGTGAAAAAATCTGCCCAAGTAGAAATCTCACCCTAACGCCAAGGCAGAGAATCGCTGTGTATCGTGAGATTGAGCGACTCAAATCAATGCAGAATCTAAATGAAATAAATGAAATCGAGCAAAAAGAGCTTGAAGCATTGCAAAAAGGATATGAATATTTTGGGGTGGAGACTTGCGCGACTTGCTCGATGTGTGCGACACTCTGCCCGCTAGAGATTGATACAGCCAAGATCGCACTACACAAAAGCCAAACTCACGCGCCAATCACAGAATCTATGGTGCGATTTTTTGCTAATCATATCGAAATAACCACGCAATTTATGCGATTTGGGGTAGGGTGCGCGAATGTGGCAAATACTCTTTTGGGGCAGACGCTCACAAAAAACATCGCGCAAAAACTTCATAGATTCTGCAAAACTCCTGTGCTTTTGGATTTTTTTCCGACCAAAAACACCTACGCGCTCACTTCGCGCTTTATCACACAAGAGTGTGAAGATAAACGCCAAGAAAACAAACATCAAAATAATAGAGAAAATATGCACAAAAATGAGTGCCAAGAAAATAATCATAAAGAAAATGGGCGCGTGATTTATTTTAGCTCTTGTTTGAATCGTGCCTTTGCGCCAAGCGCGCAAGCCAAAGACAAAAGAAGTATCGCTGAAGTGTTTGAAAATCTTTGCAAAAAAGCTCGCTTTAGTGTGATTTATCCGCCAAATATAGAGGAGCTTTGCTGCTCTAAAGCTTACAAAAATCACCCCAAAATCGCAAACAAACTTGCCAAGCAAGCCTATCAATCGCTTTTGCAAGCTTCGGAAAATGGCGCGATTCCAATCGTGTGCGATCATAGTGCTTGCTCGCTTGAGCTTTTAAAAATCATCACAGATTTTGCGCGCCAAAACAACACAAAACCGCTCAAAATCCTTGATATGCCAGCTTTTATACAAGAATATTTGAGCCCACTTCTGCAATTCATTCCAAACGCCCAAAAAGTAGCACTTTATGCTCCTTGCTCGACACGAAACCTCTCAACAAAAGCAGAATCTAGCAAATCGTGTAATTGGGAGGAGGCGATTTTTGCGCTTGCGCGTTTGTGTGGAGCGAATATCGCGTATGATAGCAATGTCAAATGTTGTGGATTTGCAGGCAATAAGGGCTTTTTGACACCAGAGCTTAATAAAAGCGCGCTTGAATATTTTGGCGAACACAATGGCAAGTCTTTATTTAGCGATGTCAAGCAAGGATATAGTAGCTCAAGCACTTGCGAGATAGGGCTAAGTGATAGGAGCGGATTTGTATGGCAGCATATTGTGTATTTGGCGGATTCTTGCACGAAATAG